From a single Anas acuta chromosome 16, bAnaAcu1.1, whole genome shotgun sequence genomic region:
- the LOC137865433 gene encoding uncharacterized protein isoform X3, protein MNMVKNKEVSIEGALHLAQKEVYAEKDSPDLLTGSQFNFSIYKYKHYRWQKRILQIDFNTKTIFNFEKGIIKKQFPFSQVKACEDTERRRFSIVFHGRQDYELEAVSLDDKRKIIYLLSRVIQSNSYKRPEESCSRRSAECDVIHEGLLDLQQNSFISTEWVKYLVQLREGELTLYCIGLGRESKNAHSVTNTINLSGGDVSVSKENECGTFSVQTKEHNYLFRIPFTVQNNRTEDVSKLQNEWVSLIERYCQQCKGTSLSQEGSEGDTSSEADYENVTVALNEEKEEALYFGLSSATSDLNKPLNSWTKPAEGEAALASPSPIPISKAEVPPAPPVFPQPCSLSPLTKRTKAFHWDVVPCDKIQKSIWGSCDPCKKKIDISRLCDQFQIQDLAAFSGSEPPVKQHILLDQKVAHNFNIFLKSFHIKPSELKEKLYIIHEESGGLTDEQITALRRYMLTPKDAERYQSFKGSPSKLHVVDQFMLEMCKIPHLGQRLDLLLTIRELPMNMRDLEPLINQKIQASKQLQSSQKFVAVLEYILAIGNHLNEKAGKEKAKGFRLSSLTKLSLLRGKERTFTLLHALVEQIFLHEPDLAKFSQELTEFEAVPDASMKGLSAEVDVLKKELENVIQCRRLIKPKTIKATPQELQFCKELKDLIQKYEEDLSQLSKRCDEMKKLYSNVLVKFGEPQDLDSQELFGWISSFISEFRKACTEVMQ, encoded by the exons ATTGATTTCAACACAAAGACaatttttaactttgaaaaagGAATTATTAAGAAACAGTTCCCTTTCTCACAAGTCAAAGCCTGTGAAGATACTGAAAGAAGACGCTTCAGCATTGTGTTTCATGGGCGACAAGATTATGAGCTGGAAGCAGTGTCTCTTGATGATAAAAGGAAG ATAATATACCTTCTGAGCAGAGTTATACAGAGTAACTCATACAAAAGACCAGAAGAGTCCTGCTCTAGAAGATCTGCAGAATGTGATGTGATACATGAAGGACTGCTGGATTTGCAGCAGAACAGTTTTATATCCACTGAATGGGTGAA GTACTTGGTACAACTACGTGAAGGAGAATTGACTTTGTATTGCATAGGTCTGGGAAGAGAGAGCAAGAATGCACACTCTGTAACGAATACAATTAATTTGTCAGGTGGTGATGTGAGTGTCAGCAAGGAGAATGAATGTGGTACCTTTTCAGTCCAGACCAAAGAACACAATTATTT GTTTCGAATACCCTTTACTGTCCAAAATAACAGGACAGAGGATGTCAGCAAGCTCCAGAATGAATGGGTGTCTCTCATAGAAAGGTACTGTCAGCAGTGCAAGGGTACCTCTCTCTCTCAGGAGGGATCTGAAGGAGACACCTCCTCTGAAGCTGATTACGAGAATGTTACCGTAGCTCTGaatgaagagaaagaggaggcaCTCTATTTCGGTTTGAGTTCTGCAACAAGTGATTTGAACAAACCTTTAAACTCCTGGACAAAGCCTGCAGAAGGGGAAGCAGCCCTGGCATCACCATCTCCAATTCCCATAAGTAAGGCAgaggtgccaccagccccacctgtgttcccacagccctgcagcctttCTCCCTTGACAAAGAGAACTAAAGCCTTTCACTGGGACGTTGTTCCTTGTGATAAG ATTCAAAAATCCATCTGGGGATCATGTGAtccatgcaagaaaaaaatagacatttcCAGACTCTGTGATCAGTTCCAGATCCAGGACTTGGCTGCATTTTCAGGCAGTGAACCTCCAGTCAAACAGCACATCCTGTTAGATCAAAAAGTTGCACATAACTTCA acatttttcttaaaagttttcATATAAAACCAAGTgagttgaaagaaaaactatACATTATACATGAAGAGAGTGGTGGACTTACAGATGAGCAGATAACAGCACTACGAAG ATACATGCTAACACCAAAAGATGCAGAAAGATACCAGTCATTCAAGGGATCTCCTTCAAAGCTGCATGTAGTTGATCAGTTTATGTTAGAG ATGTGTAAAATCCCCCACTTGGGCCAGAGGCTGGATCTCCTGCTTACCATACGCGAACTACCTATGAACATGAGAGACTTGGAGCCT CTAATAAACCAGAAAATCCAAGCAAGTAAGCAGCTGCAATCCAGCCAGAAATTTGTTGCTGTCTTGGAGTACATTTTAGCCATTGGAAaccatttaaatgaaaaggctggaaaagagaaagctaaaGGATTTCGATTGTCATCTTTGACCAAA TTATCTCTGTTGCGGGGTAAGGAGAGGACATTCACCTTGCTTCACGCCCTTGTGGAACAGATCTTCTTACATGAGCCTGATTTGGCTAAATTTTCTCAGGAGCTGACAGAATTTGAAGCTGTTCCTGATG cTTCCATGAAGGGCCTAAGTGCTGAAGTTGATG ttttaaaaaaagaattggaaaaCGTTATTCAGTGCAGAAGGCTTATTAAACCCAAGACAATCAAGGCAACACCCCAGGAGTTACAGTTCTGCAAGGAGCTAAAG gatttaattcagaaatatgAAGAGGATCTATCCCAGCTGTCAAAAAGATGTGATGAAATGAAGAAGCTTTATAGCAATGTACTG GTTAAATTTGGGGAACCACAAGACCTAGACTCTCAGGAGCTATTTGGATGGATATCTTCGTTTATTAGTGAGTTTAGAAAGGCCTGTACTGAAGTCATGCAGTAA